In one Hymenobacter sp. DG25B genomic region, the following are encoded:
- a CDS encoding purine-nucleoside phosphorylase — MSTSTPAMQHLREAAAYIRQQLGDFQPEFGIILGTGLGALVHEIDVLHKLPYAGIPHFPVSTVESHSGNLLAGTLAGRRVLVMQGRFHFYEGYTMDQVVLPVRVMKLLGIQKLFVSNASGGLHPDMDYSDLMLIDDHINLQPLNPLIGKNLDELGERFPDMMEPYDLGLLAQAEAAAEELGFADKVRRGVYASLPGPMLETPAEYRYLRTIGADAVGMSTVPEVIAARHMGLPVLAVSVITDLCSPGKLKHVALADILRVAAVAEPRLTALLKTVIERQ; from the coding sequence ATGAGCACATCAACTCCTGCTATGCAGCACCTGCGCGAAGCCGCCGCCTATATCCGCCAGCAGCTTGGCGACTTTCAACCGGAATTCGGCATTATCCTCGGCACCGGGCTGGGGGCTTTGGTGCACGAAATTGATGTTCTCCATAAGCTGCCTTACGCCGGCATCCCACATTTTCCGGTTTCTACCGTGGAAAGCCACTCGGGCAATTTGCTGGCCGGCACGCTGGCCGGGCGGCGGGTGCTGGTGATGCAGGGTCGCTTTCACTTCTACGAAGGCTACACCATGGACCAGGTAGTGCTGCCCGTGCGCGTGATGAAGCTACTGGGCATTCAGAAGCTGTTTGTGAGTAACGCCAGCGGCGGCCTGCACCCGGATATGGACTATTCTGACCTGATGCTGATTGACGACCACATCAACCTGCAGCCCCTAAACCCGCTCATCGGCAAAAACCTGGACGAGCTGGGCGAACGGTTCCCCGACATGATGGAGCCCTACGACCTGGGCCTGCTGGCACAAGCGGAAGCTGCTGCCGAAGAATTAGGATTTGCCGATAAAGTGCGGCGAGGCGTGTACGCCAGCCTGCCCGGCCCCATGCTGGAAACCCCCGCCGAATACCGTTATCTGCGCACCATTGGTGCCGATGCCGTGGGCATGAGCACCGTGCCCGAAGTTATAGCCGCCCGCCACATGGGCCTGCCCGTGCTGGCCGTATCCGTTATTACCGACCTCTGCTCACCCGGCAAGCTGAAACACGTAGCCCTGGCCGATATTCTGCGGGTGGCCGCCGTAGCGGAGCCGCGTTTAACGGCGCTGCTGAAGACCGTTATTGAGCGGCAGTAA
- a CDS encoding DUF4249 family protein, producing MVSLFHLDRPYYQFQQSVQDARSANGNPFAQPAAIKSTVQGGLGVFTVLSYERRTVIVK from the coding sequence GTGGTCAGCCTTTTCCACCTCGACCGGCCTTATTATCAGTTTCAGCAGTCGGTGCAGGATGCGCGCAGTGCGAACGGTAATCCGTTTGCGCAGCCTGCGGCTATAAAATCCACGGTGCAGGGCGGGCTGGGCGTGTTTACCGTGCTGAGCTACGAACGGCGCACTGTTATTGTGAAATAA